CGCCTCCTCGCTCGTTTTGGCCCCGACATGCGACAGGTCGACCATGATGCCCACCCGGTTCATCTCGGCGATGACTTCGTGGCCGTAGCCGGACAGCCCGCCGTCGCGCTCGTAGCAGCCGGTGCCGATCAGGTTCTGCGTGTTGTAGCAGAGCTGGACCACGCGCACGCCCATGTCGGCGAAGGCTTCGATGTGGCCCAGGTGGTCCTCGAAGGCATGCGCGTTCTGGAAGCCGAGGATGATGCCGGTCTTGCCGTCGGCCTTGGCCTGCTCGATGTCGCGCGTGGTCCGCACCAGCGTGAGCAGGTCCGCGTTGGCGCGGATGAGCGACTTCATCTGCGCGATGTTGTGCACCGTGCCCTTGAAATCCTCCCAGACGGAGACGGTGCAGTTGGCGGCGGTGAGGCCGCCCTTGCGCATGTCCTCGAATACCGGGCGGTCCCACTTGGAGATGATGAGGCCGTCGATGACGACGGCGTTGGCATGGATCGGATTCATTGTCTGGGTTCCTTGCGTCTGGTTCATGGGTGGCTGGCGTTGTGGCTGGCGGCGGACCGCGCCGGTGCCTGATTCTTCGAGCCAGCGGTCGCCAAGGCTTGTGCAGCGCGGACGCGCACTTGCGCAAATCCGACATCGCCGGCAGCACGCGGGCACCGGGCCCGGATCGCTCGAGGCTGCGTGTCGATTCCTGACAAGTCCGCGTCCTGCCGACGCAAGGTGCGCACGGCGGCTCGCCAAACAATGCGCCCACCACGTTGACAGGCGCTCCCTGGCGCCAGCTCTCGCGAGGCTCATCCAACGGATTCCAGGATCTCCGTCATGCCCACTCAAGCTTCCATCATCACCCTGCATCCCCGCGCCGGTTCGGCGAACGACATGCTGAGCGCCTTGCTGGCGCGGCGCCGCCCCGGCTACAGTCTGGAGGCGCCGTTCTATCTCAGCGAGGACATCTTCGAGGCCGACATGGAACACATCTTCCGGCGCCACTGGATCTTCGCGGGCGTTGCGCCGCAGGTGCCGGAGCCGGGCGACTACATCACGGTCGAGGTCGGCGCCGATTCGGTGCTGATCGTGCGGGACGACGACATGAACCTGCGCGCGTTCCACAACGTCTGCCGCCACCGCGGCT
This genomic window from Variovorax paradoxus contains:
- a CDS encoding dipeptidase, whose translation is MNPIHANAVVIDGLIISKWDRPVFEDMRKGGLTAANCTVSVWEDFKGTVHNIAQMKSLIRANADLLTLVRTTRDIEQAKADGKTGIILGFQNAHAFEDHLGHIEAFADMGVRVVQLCYNTQNLIGTGCYERDGGLSGYGHEVIAEMNRVGIMVDLSHVGAKTSEEAILASKKPVTYSHCLPAGLKEHPRNKSDEQLRFIAERGGFIGVTMFPPFLRRGIEATVTDYVEAIDYVVNLVGEDCVGVGTDHTQGYGQEFFDHITHDKGRHRRLTDFGTVLNPVGIRTIGEMPNLTAEMEHAGWPASKIEKIIGGNWLRVFKDVWGA